In Musa acuminata AAA Group cultivar baxijiao chromosome BXJ2-3, Cavendish_Baxijiao_AAA, whole genome shotgun sequence, the following proteins share a genomic window:
- the LOC103978612 gene encoding NAC domain-containing protein 58: MSNPASLPPGFRFHPTDEELILHYLRNRASASPCPVPIIAEVDIYKYDPWDLPAKAAYGDREWYFFSPRDRKYPNGFRPNRAAASGYWKATGTDKPIHATHGNESVGVKKALVFYRGRPPKGVKTNWIMHEYRLAEAHASNSYRPVKPSDSSMRLDDWVLCRIYKKNNHLQSVPPPMDQAQIGSASSSKNSDQQSSLRPQPSSSISDIILENYSVLSHLFGDLPENSPLMAQQHLPCSSSRIDGNSSFLQQQTQMDPMGDGSGKRPPTMECYLDDSNRLLHPPKKQNCSNMFANFSEQFDSSLLEQHLFNQQLLLNSHLGLH; this comes from the exons ATGTCGAATCCTGCGTCGCTGCCGCCGGGGTTTCGTTTCCACCCCACCGACGAGGAGCTCATCCTTCACTACCTCCGCAACAGGGCGTCGGCGTCCCCATGCCCGGTGCCCATCATCGCCGAGGTCGACATCTACAAGTACGATCCATGGGACCTCCCCG CCAAAGCGGCGTACGGGGATCgcgagtggtacttcttcagcccCAGGGATCGCAAGTACCCTAACGGGTTCCGGCCGAACCGCGCCGCCGCGTCCGGGTACTGGAAGGCGACCGGCACCGACAAGCCGATCCACGCGACCCACGGGAACGAGAGCGTCGGGGTCAAGAAGGCGTTGGTGTTCTACAGAGGCAGGCCTCCCAAGGGAGTGAAGACGAATTGGATCATGCACGAGTACCGCCTGGCCGAAGCCCACGCCAGCAACAGCTACAGACCAGTGAAGCCGAGTGATTCCTCCATGAGG TTGGATGACTGGGTGCTGTGCCGCATCTACAAGAAGAACAACCATCTGCAGTCGGTGCCTCCGCCGATGGATCAAGCGCAGATAGGCTCGGCTTCGAGCTCCAAGAACTCGGACCAGCAAAGCAGTCTCAGGCCGCAGCCGTCGTCTTCCATATCTGACATCATCCTCGAGAACTACTCTGTGCTCTCACACCTGTTCGGCGACCTACCGGAGAACAGCCCTCTCATGGCCCAACAGCACTTACCTTGTAGCAGCAGCAGGATCGATGGCAACAGCAGCTTCCTCCAACAACAAACACAGATGGATCCGATGGGGGATGGCTCCGGGAAGCGGCCGCCGACGATGGAATGCTACTTAGACGACAGCAACCGGCTCTTACATCCTCCAAAGAAGCAGAACTGCTCGAACATGTTCGCCAACTTCTCCGAGCAGTTCGACAGCAGCTTGCTGGAGCAGCACCTCTTCAACCAACAGCTGCTCCTCAACTCCCACCTGGGATTGCACTGA